The proteins below are encoded in one region of Puntigrus tetrazona isolate hp1 chromosome 5, ASM1883169v1, whole genome shotgun sequence:
- the aspa gene encoding aspartoacylase, which produces MSSRTNCSCLQEAKRVAIFGGTHGNEMSGVTLANMWMRNSAEIERNGLAIKPFISNPRAVEKCTRYIDTDLNRAFTPENLSALDVEGLPYEVQRAKEINRLFGPKGSSDAYDVIFDLHNTTSNMGSTLILESSTDLFNLQMVHYIKKAMAPHTCSVLVNEHPQLKYSTTRSVAKHPIGLEVGPQPQGVLRSNVFESMRTILKHALDFIELFNSGVEFPPCTVDVFRVQERMDYPRDANGNITAMVHPHLQDCDWEPLNRGDPMFLTFDGRTVLYEGANTVYPTFINEAAYYEKQQAFMTTCREILAANAIRKAYK; this is translated from the exons ATGAGTTCGCGAACAAATTGTTCGTGTTTACAAGAAGCCAAACGAGTGGCTATTTTTGGAGGCACGCACGGGAACGAGATGTCTGGCGTGACGCTGGCGAATATGTGGATGCGGAATTCAGCCGAGATCGAGAGGAACGGTCTGGCGATCAAGCCGTTCATAAGCAACCCGAGAGCGGTGGAGAAATGCACCAGGTACATCGACACGGACCTGAACCGAGCCTTTACGCCCGAGAACCTCAG CGCTCTGGACGTCGAAGGCCTGCCGTATGAAGTCCAGAGGGCCAAGGAAATTAATCGGCTGTTCGGACCCAAAGGAAGCTCGGATGCATATGACGTCATCTTTGACCTTCACAACACCACCTCAAACATGGGCTCCACCCTCATCCTGGAAAGCTCAACAGACCTCTTCAACCTGCAGATGGTGCATTATATTAAA AAAGCTATGGCTCCCCACACCTGCTCAGTACTGGTAAACGAACACCCGCAGCTGAAGTATTCAACCACGCGCTCTGTGGCCAAACACCCTATAG gTCTTGAGGTTGGCCCTCAGCCACAGGGTGTTTTGAGGAGCAATGTGTTTGAATCCATGAGGACGATACTGAAGCATGCACTGGACTTCATCGAGCTCTTCAATAGTG GTGTAGAGTTTCCTCCATGTACAGTGGATGTTTTCAGAGTCCAGGAGAGAATGGACTACCCCAGAGACGCCAACGGCAACATCACGGCTATGGTGCATCCTCACCTACAG GACTGTGACTGGGAGCCTTTGAACCGGGGTGACCCTATGTTCCTAACGTTCGATGGGAGAACAGTCCTTTATGAAGGTGCCAACACAGTGTACCCCACGTTTATTAATGAGGCTGCATATTATGAAAAACAGCAGGCCTTCATGACCACTTGTAGAGAAATACTAGCCGCTAATGCTATCAGAAAAGCATACAAGTAA